In Brevibacterium zhoupengii, the following are encoded in one genomic region:
- a CDS encoding Mrp/NBP35 family ATP-binding protein, producing the protein MSGPSEDAVREALTGVIDPEIRRSIVELDMVESVSIEGGKVTVTVLLTIAGCPLKDTITKDTTAAVSQVDGVTDVSVILGTMTPEQRTAMREKLQGPGTSREIPFNKPDSLTKVYAIASGKGGVGKSSITANLAVSLAQSGLRVGVVDADIYGFSIPAMLGLSGKPTRVDDMIIPQVAHNVKVMSIGMFVPPNQAVVWRGPMLHRALQQFLTDVFWGDLDVLLLDLPPGTGDIAISVAQLLPGSELLVITTPQQAAAQVAERAGSIATQTDQRLAGVIENMSWMEMPDGTRMEVFGSGGGAQVAANLSETIGSQVKLLGQVPLDTQVREGSDAGLPVVLASPDSPAAREFASLASALSHRSRGLSGRSLGLSPV; encoded by the coding sequence ATGAGTGGGCCATCCGAAGACGCAGTCAGGGAAGCTCTGACAGGCGTCATCGATCCGGAGATCCGCCGCAGCATCGTCGAACTCGACATGGTCGAGTCCGTCAGCATCGAGGGTGGAAAAGTCACCGTCACCGTCCTACTCACCATCGCCGGCTGTCCTCTCAAAGACACGATCACCAAAGACACCACGGCTGCGGTCTCGCAGGTTGACGGAGTCACCGATGTGTCGGTGATCCTCGGGACGATGACGCCCGAACAGCGCACCGCGATGCGTGAAAAGCTCCAAGGACCGGGCACGAGCCGCGAGATTCCGTTCAACAAGCCCGACTCTCTGACGAAGGTCTACGCCATCGCCTCAGGCAAGGGCGGAGTCGGTAAGTCATCGATCACCGCCAACCTCGCCGTCTCCCTGGCCCAGAGCGGACTGCGCGTGGGCGTCGTCGACGCGGACATCTACGGCTTTTCGATTCCCGCGATGCTCGGCCTCTCCGGCAAACCGACCCGAGTCGACGACATGATCATCCCGCAGGTCGCTCACAACGTGAAGGTCATGAGCATCGGCATGTTCGTGCCACCGAACCAGGCCGTCGTATGGCGAGGACCGATGCTCCACCGCGCCCTCCAGCAGTTCCTCACCGATGTCTTCTGGGGCGACCTCGACGTTCTCCTCCTCGACCTGCCTCCGGGCACCGGTGACATTGCGATCTCCGTAGCGCAGCTGCTCCCGGGGTCCGAGCTCCTCGTCATCACAACACCCCAGCAGGCTGCCGCACAGGTCGCCGAACGCGCGGGATCGATCGCCACCCAGACCGACCAGCGTCTGGCCGGGGTGATCGAGAACATGTCATGGATGGAGATGCCTGACGGCACCCGGATGGAGGTCTTCGGCTCCGGGGGCGGTGCCCAGGTGGCCGCGAACCTGTCGGAGACGATCGGTTCCCAGGTCAAGCTGCTGGGCCAGGTGCCACTCGACACGCAGGTCCGCGAAGGCTCGGATGCCGGGCTGCCGGTGGTGTTGGCCTCCCCCGACTCCCCCGCAGCACGCGAGTTCGCTTCTTTGGCATCAGCGCTGTCCCATCGCTCACGCGGCCTGTCGGGACGATCCTTGGGTCTCAGCCCGGTCTGA
- a CDS encoding DUF1003 domain-containing protein translates to MAADDFDVPRSSRRRLPNIAMSPETFGRGAEGFARFMGTPAFLVGMTVFCAVWLLWNTLLPEAWQFDPRSLNFTLLTLILSLQASYAAPLILLAENRSTDRDRVEFEHDRQRAERNLADTEYLAREVAALRIAMREVATRDFIRSELRDLLKELEEDAKEPVSDPVRSDRPDDEQVG, encoded by the coding sequence GTGGCTGCTGACGATTTCGACGTTCCCCGTTCAAGCAGACGCCGGCTGCCGAACATTGCGATGTCCCCGGAGACCTTCGGCCGCGGGGCCGAAGGCTTCGCCCGGTTCATGGGCACTCCCGCGTTCCTTGTGGGGATGACCGTGTTCTGCGCCGTCTGGCTGCTGTGGAACACTCTTCTCCCCGAGGCTTGGCAGTTCGATCCGCGGTCGTTGAACTTCACTCTGCTGACGCTGATCCTGTCGCTGCAGGCTTCCTATGCCGCGCCGCTGATCCTGTTGGCCGAGAACCGCAGCACCGACCGCGACCGTGTCGAGTTCGAACACGACAGGCAGCGGGCCGAGCGCAACCTCGCCGACACCGAATACTTGGCGCGCGAGGTCGCCGCACTGCGCATCGCGATGCGTGAGGTGGCGACTCGAGACTTCATCCGCTCCGAGCTCCGAGACCTGCTCAAGGAGCTTGAGGAGGACGCGAAGGAACCTGTCAGCGACCCGGTCCGAAGTGACCGGCCCGACGACGAACAGGTAGGCTGA
- a CDS encoding magnesium transporter MgtE N-terminal domain-containing protein, whose protein sequence is MSGPPKRVFVARLIAVPVFDPLGDQVGRVRDAVIVYRATMRQFPRVIGLVVEVPGRRRVFVPMGRVTSIDSGQVITTGLVNMRRFEQRHSETLVVNDLLDRRLRLREDDSPIQIEDVGIEQQVNKDWEVTRLFVRRVQERSAFSAFRRRGETMQISWTDTEHPTDSNVDQEATQLIAAYQDTKPADLADVLFEMKPERRLQVARALDDERLADVIEELPDETQVELLSALDTERAVTVLEEMEPDDAADLLGELSDEQAERFLALMEPDDAEDVRTLLSYDDDTAGGLMTTEPVILTPETTVAEALAHVRREDLPAALAAAVFVCRQPVETPTGKYLGIVHIQEMLRHPPHEAVGIMLDTEVEALPPDSPLGEVTKLLAAYNLVSVPITDENDRLIGVVTVDDVLDELLPDDWRVTGRDDHRRG, encoded by the coding sequence ATGAGTGGTCCACCGAAAAGAGTCTTCGTCGCGCGCCTCATCGCCGTCCCTGTCTTCGACCCTCTCGGGGATCAAGTCGGACGTGTACGAGACGCCGTCATCGTCTACCGCGCAACCATGCGGCAGTTCCCCCGCGTCATCGGACTCGTCGTCGAGGTTCCGGGCAGACGGCGAGTCTTCGTGCCGATGGGACGTGTGACCTCCATCGACTCCGGTCAGGTCATCACTACAGGGTTGGTGAACATGCGCCGCTTCGAACAGCGCCACTCGGAGACACTGGTCGTCAACGACCTTCTTGACCGCCGTCTGCGGCTGCGCGAAGACGACTCCCCTATCCAGATCGAAGACGTCGGCATCGAACAGCAGGTGAACAAGGATTGGGAGGTCACACGGCTGTTCGTGCGCAGAGTCCAGGAACGCAGCGCCTTCTCCGCTTTCCGCCGGCGCGGTGAGACGATGCAGATCTCATGGACCGACACCGAGCATCCGACCGACTCCAATGTCGATCAGGAGGCCACGCAGCTCATTGCCGCCTACCAGGATACGAAGCCCGCAGACCTCGCCGACGTCCTGTTCGAGATGAAGCCCGAACGTCGTCTCCAGGTCGCCCGCGCCCTCGACGACGAGCGGCTGGCCGACGTCATCGAAGAGCTGCCCGATGAGACCCAAGTCGAGCTCCTCTCCGCCCTCGACACCGAACGTGCGGTGACGGTGCTGGAAGAGATGGAGCCCGATGACGCGGCCGACCTCCTCGGTGAGCTCAGTGATGAGCAGGCAGAACGGTTCCTCGCACTCATGGAACCCGACGACGCCGAGGATGTGCGCACCCTGCTGTCCTACGACGACGACACCGCCGGCGGGCTGATGACCACAGAACCGGTCATTCTGACCCCGGAGACCACCGTCGCCGAGGCGCTCGCTCACGTGCGCAGAGAAGATCTTCCCGCAGCGTTGGCGGCCGCCGTCTTCGTCTGCCGGCAGCCGGTCGAGACGCCGACGGGTAAGTATCTGGGGATCGTCCACATTCAGGAGATGCTGCGCCATCCCCCGCACGAGGCCGTCGGCATCATGCTCGACACGGAGGTCGAGGCGCTGCCACCGGACTCACCGCTGGGCGAGGTCACGAAACTGCTTGCCGCGTACAATCTGGTGTCGGTGCCGATCACCGACGAGAACGACCGCCTCATCGGCGTGGTCACCGTCGATGACGTCCTCGATGAGCTGCTGCCCGATGACTGGCGAGTCACCGGCCGCGATGACCATAGGAGGGGATAG
- a CDS encoding calcineurin-like phosphoesterase family protein, with the protein MSERRFRPNVVTGLSACAALALMAPLVGASSAAAADAPAELYEGHVQVDRGQADDPETLKGQVFDDVNENSKLDGDETGIADVAVTNGVDVVQTDGKGSYELPVRDNMTVSITQPSGWQVPVDSDNFAQFSYNHLPKGSPQLKFGGIKPTGDTPKAVNFPMIESSSTASAKQDCAIASDTQAYDKTEMGYARDGVVGDLADRTDYKGCGVLLLGDNVGDDLSLNDELRDIYSETNGPVRAAPGNHDQDYDSPDDAHALDTFRDQFGPGHFSYDVGKTHFVVLDSIEYSGNESTKKYKEKIGEEQLEWLENDLKNVAKNAHVVIATHVPIVTHKQVVAEDAKEFYDVISDYPNAVTVGGHTHTQENLVAGEQRKEWADEGIDTLPNTQIVAGAVSGDWYSGGLNADGLPYSFTGDASEPGVLTLEFDGSDRSERYTVRNEDDDHQLLLGVNSPEWRDWAQEAQDWQDADKEGEEPEAISERVVTRNDLKQGDTWLTSSFLAGTSDARVEVSFDGKSSQLAEHTQPGKGESLAKGWEFTDPYTASQNLRTSGSVGQSSSHLWRAEMPTDLDLGTHSAEVTGTDRYGREFTETIRFTVVEDEAAAAQTSKKQLEKDGFSTQQEKKVDADDRQGLDSDEARQANAN; encoded by the coding sequence ATGTCGGAACGACGATTTCGTCCGAACGTGGTGACAGGACTCAGCGCATGTGCCGCCCTCGCCCTGATGGCACCACTGGTGGGCGCAAGCTCTGCAGCTGCAGCAGACGCTCCCGCCGAACTCTATGAGGGCCACGTGCAGGTGGACCGTGGACAGGCCGATGACCCGGAGACGCTGAAGGGGCAGGTCTTCGATGACGTCAACGAGAACTCGAAGCTCGACGGAGACGAGACGGGCATCGCCGACGTCGCCGTGACCAACGGCGTCGACGTCGTGCAGACCGATGGCAAGGGTTCCTACGAGCTGCCCGTTCGTGACAACATGACGGTCTCCATCACCCAGCCCTCTGGCTGGCAGGTCCCGGTCGACTCGGACAACTTCGCGCAGTTCAGCTACAACCACCTGCCGAAGGGGTCACCACAGCTCAAGTTCGGTGGAATCAAGCCGACAGGGGACACCCCGAAGGCCGTGAACTTCCCGATGATCGAGTCGTCGTCAACCGCGTCGGCGAAGCAGGACTGCGCGATCGCCTCCGACACCCAGGCTTATGACAAGACCGAAATGGGCTACGCCCGTGACGGGGTTGTCGGTGACCTCGCCGACCGCACTGACTACAAGGGCTGCGGTGTGCTCCTGCTCGGAGACAATGTGGGCGATGACCTCAGCCTCAACGACGAGCTCCGCGATATCTACTCTGAGACGAACGGTCCGGTTCGTGCCGCTCCCGGCAACCACGACCAGGACTACGACTCCCCGGACGACGCCCACGCACTTGACACCTTCCGTGACCAGTTCGGGCCCGGACACTTCTCCTACGACGTCGGCAAGACGCACTTCGTCGTACTCGACAGCATCGAATACTCGGGCAACGAGTCGACGAAGAAGTACAAGGAGAAGATCGGAGAAGAGCAGCTCGAATGGCTCGAAAACGATCTCAAGAACGTGGCGAAGAACGCTCACGTCGTCATCGCAACCCACGTACCGATCGTCACTCACAAACAGGTCGTGGCCGAGGACGCCAAAGAATTCTATGACGTGATCTCCGACTACCCGAATGCGGTGACTGTCGGTGGTCACACGCACACGCAGGAGAACCTCGTGGCCGGTGAACAGCGCAAGGAATGGGCCGACGAGGGCATCGACACCCTCCCCAATACCCAGATCGTCGCCGGTGCCGTCTCCGGTGACTGGTACTCAGGCGGTCTCAACGCCGACGGGCTGCCCTACTCCTTCACCGGTGATGCATCCGAACCAGGCGTCCTCACTCTCGAATTCGACGGATCCGACCGCAGCGAACGCTACACGGTCCGCAACGAAGACGACGACCATCAGCTGCTGCTGGGCGTGAACTCGCCAGAATGGCGCGATTGGGCACAGGAGGCACAGGACTGGCAGGATGCTGACAAGGAAGGCGAAGAGCCGGAGGCGATCTCTGAGCGCGTCGTGACTCGCAACGACCTCAAGCAGGGTGACACCTGGCTGACCTCGAGTTTCCTCGCCGGCACATCAGATGCTCGGGTCGAGGTCAGCTTCGACGGGAAGTCGAGCCAGCTCGCCGAACACACTCAGCCAGGCAAGGGAGAGTCGCTGGCGAAGGGCTGGGAATTCACCGATCCGTACACGGCCTCGCAGAACCTGCGGACCTCGGGCAGCGTCGGACAGTCAAGCTCCCATCTGTGGCGAGCCGAGATGCCGACCGATCTCGACCTCGGTACGCACAGCGCCGAAGTCACCGGCACGGACCGCTACGGCCGTGAGTTCACGGAGACCATCCGCTTCACCGTTGTCGAGGACGAAGCCGCTGCGGCTCAGACCTCGAAGAAGCAGCTGGAGAAGGACGGCTTCAGCACTCAGCAGGAGAAGAAGGTCGACGCTGACGACCGTCAGGGACTCGACTCGGACGAAGCTCGCCAGGCGAACGCGAACTGA
- a CDS encoding P1 family peptidase, protein MSSGPFRGRGILEISGITLGHAGQFHPDRLTGVTAVLPPPGARVGVDVRGGGPATHETDVIAPGTHSYGADAIVVTGGSALGLQSVSGVVRTLAEAGRGFPAPGLADTVIPLVPAAAIFDLGRGDGTARPPTDVDGEAAARAALRSAHEGAEEPEVRGSLGAGLGARSGQQTMRSSMGSVAIRLPGGYTVAALVVANPMGTIGTPDGRLWAGPLLDSYGFDLPRIGHLPVTPESTAESTSAKNTTIAIVATNAALDPAQVTRLASGAHAGIARAIHPSHTLFDGDTIFGIATGEVSLPDDFAASTLDQVTITAAAADALSLAVIDAHVAAAPVAESWGQPPTLSDVAPDFAEAFAALD, encoded by the coding sequence ATGAGCTCGGGCCCATTCCGGGGCCGGGGCATTCTCGAGATCTCGGGCATCACGCTGGGCCACGCCGGTCAGTTCCACCCGGACCGCTTGACCGGTGTCACAGCGGTCCTGCCGCCACCGGGTGCGCGGGTCGGCGTCGACGTCCGTGGTGGCGGTCCGGCCACTCATGAGACCGATGTCATCGCCCCCGGCACCCATTCCTATGGTGCCGATGCGATCGTCGTCACCGGTGGGTCCGCATTGGGCCTGCAGTCGGTCAGTGGGGTGGTGCGCACCCTCGCCGAGGCGGGACGTGGTTTCCCTGCTCCCGGGCTTGCCGACACTGTCATTCCGCTCGTCCCCGCAGCCGCGATATTCGACCTCGGGCGAGGCGATGGGACGGCACGTCCGCCGACGGATGTCGACGGTGAGGCTGCGGCACGGGCAGCCCTTCGCTCGGCACACGAAGGAGCGGAGGAACCCGAAGTCAGGGGCAGCCTCGGCGCGGGTCTGGGTGCTCGTTCGGGACAGCAGACCATGCGCAGCTCCATGGGTTCGGTCGCGATTCGGCTGCCCGGTGGCTACACCGTTGCCGCTCTTGTAGTGGCCAACCCGATGGGCACGATCGGAACACCCGACGGCAGACTGTGGGCAGGCCCGCTCCTGGACTCGTATGGATTCGATCTGCCGCGGATCGGTCACCTGCCGGTCACTCCCGAGTCCACGGCCGAGTCCACCTCGGCGAAGAACACGACCATCGCCATCGTTGCCACGAACGCGGCCCTGGATCCGGCGCAGGTCACTCGTCTGGCTTCTGGTGCCCATGCCGGAATCGCGCGGGCGATTCACCCCTCGCATACGCTCTTCGACGGTGACACGATCTTCGGCATCGCCACCGGTGAGGTGAGCCTGCCGGATGATTTCGCGGCCTCGACACTCGACCAGGTCACGATCACCGCAGCTGCTGCTGATGCCCTGAGCCTGGCTGTCATCGATGCTCATGTCGCTGCCGCACCAGTGGCCGAGTCATGGGGTCAACCACCGACGCTCAGCGATGTCGCGCCCGATTTCGCGGAGGCCTTCGCCGCACTGGACTGA
- a CDS encoding aminopeptidase P family protein: MTAQNEDSTEQTQALDDRVNNRSHRPNSQAFRDFVAEGWDRTPLDAQALAAAGFTPARRAQVSAAFPGERLVIPAGGHKVRSNDTDYRFRAHSAFIHLTGLEADSEPDAVLVFEPEDDAHTVTLYFRPRAGSDTVEFFSDSRYGEYWVGPRADLEAMSTMTGITTESSATVDDAITKDLGAISVRLVRQADVRIDSLIDVARTQVQADLEISEAGDAELAQLLSELRLIKDEHEVAALREAVAITRTGFDNVVAALPTAVTHRRGERIIETAFETAARSEGNGIGYDTIAAAGNHACTLHWIRNDGAVREGDLVLVDAGAEADSLYTADITRTLPVSGTFTEVQAKIYDAVLDASDAAFAVAADHANREVKFREVHEAAMEVIAARLEEFGILPVSAAQSLSPEGQHHRRWMVHGTSHHLGLDVHDCAQARAEMYLDAAIEPGMVFTIEPGLYFKTDDLLLPEEFRGNGVRIEDDVLVTADGVENLSAGFPRTRAEVEAWVQGR; the protein is encoded by the coding sequence ATGACAGCCCAGAATGAAGACAGCACCGAGCAGACCCAGGCCCTAGACGATCGAGTCAACAACCGATCCCATCGCCCCAATTCGCAGGCATTCCGTGATTTCGTCGCCGAGGGATGGGACCGTACTCCACTCGATGCCCAAGCTCTGGCCGCAGCCGGGTTCACCCCCGCTCGGCGGGCGCAGGTCTCCGCAGCCTTTCCCGGAGAACGACTCGTCATCCCGGCCGGGGGCCACAAGGTCCGCTCCAACGATACCGACTACCGTTTCCGTGCCCATTCGGCGTTCATCCACCTGACCGGCCTCGAAGCCGATTCCGAGCCGGACGCAGTTCTCGTCTTCGAACCAGAAGACGATGCCCACACTGTGACCCTGTACTTCCGGCCCCGCGCGGGCTCGGACACCGTCGAGTTCTTCTCCGATTCCAGGTACGGCGAATACTGGGTCGGTCCCCGCGCCGATCTCGAAGCGATGTCGACGATGACCGGCATCACCACCGAAAGCTCCGCAACGGTCGACGACGCGATCACCAAGGACCTCGGCGCGATCTCGGTTCGGCTGGTCCGCCAGGCCGATGTCCGCATCGACTCCCTCATCGATGTCGCCCGCACACAGGTGCAGGCCGACCTTGAGATCTCGGAAGCTGGGGATGCCGAACTTGCCCAGCTGCTGTCCGAGCTGCGACTGATCAAGGACGAGCACGAGGTTGCCGCCCTGCGCGAAGCCGTCGCCATCACCCGCACCGGCTTCGACAACGTCGTCGCCGCCCTGCCCACCGCCGTTACTCATCGCCGTGGCGAACGCATCATCGAGACCGCCTTCGAAACCGCAGCCCGCTCCGAGGGTAACGGCATCGGCTACGACACGATTGCCGCCGCGGGCAACCATGCCTGCACCCTGCACTGGATCCGCAATGACGGCGCAGTCCGCGAAGGCGACCTCGTCCTCGTCGATGCCGGAGCAGAGGCCGATTCGCTCTATACCGCCGACATCACCCGCACGCTGCCGGTCTCAGGCACCTTCACCGAAGTCCAGGCGAAGATCTACGATGCCGTCCTCGACGCATCGGACGCGGCCTTCGCCGTCGCCGCAGACCATGCCAACCGTGAGGTGAAGTTCCGCGAGGTCCACGAGGCCGCGATGGAGGTCATCGCCGCCCGTCTCGAGGAATTCGGCATCCTGCCGGTCTCTGCTGCCCAGTCGCTGTCACCGGAGGGTCAGCATCACCGGCGCTGGATGGTGCACGGAACCAGTCACCACTTGGGCCTGGACGTCCACGACTGTGCTCAGGCACGGGCCGAAATGTACTTGGATGCGGCGATCGAACCCGGCATGGTCTTCACGATCGAACCTGGCCTGTATTTCAAGACCGACGACCTGCTCCTGCCCGAGGAATTCCGAGGCAACGGTGTGCGCATCGAAGACGACGTCCTCGTCACCGCCGACGGAGTCGAGAATCTCTCAGCAGGCTTCCCGCGGACCCGGGCTGAGGTCGAGGCCTGGGTCCAGGGGCGATGA
- a CDS encoding PHP domain-containing protein, which yields MVIDLHVHTAFSDGTQTPSELLSEASMEGIDVLGVTDHDTTAGWAPAEAAARVYGLGLVRGMEISCRHEGISVHLLSYLHDPYDTGLAAVVEETRRARLDRTHLIIDRLAEDYPVDMDAVLAVSGEDATIGRPHIADALVAAGIVESRTEAFASILSSHGKYHVSLPTIDPITAIALIREAGGVSVFAHPRAAMRGLVVPDTAMADFIAAGLDGLEVDHRDNPQSEREIMRRLAHDHDLIITGSSDYHGTGKPNRLGEHVTTDHMFAKLLDRANSRPGGVDFIQG from the coding sequence ATGGTCATTGATCTCCATGTGCACACTGCGTTCTCGGACGGGACTCAAACCCCGTCCGAACTCTTATCCGAAGCGTCGATGGAAGGCATCGATGTGCTCGGCGTCACCGACCATGACACCACTGCGGGTTGGGCTCCAGCGGAAGCAGCCGCACGAGTCTACGGCCTGGGTCTGGTCCGGGGGATGGAGATCTCGTGTCGGCACGAGGGAATCAGCGTGCACCTGCTGTCCTACCTGCATGACCCTTATGACACCGGTTTGGCTGCGGTCGTCGAAGAGACACGCCGCGCCCGACTCGATCGCACCCACCTCATCATCGACCGCCTCGCGGAGGACTATCCCGTGGATATGGATGCGGTCCTCGCCGTCTCCGGCGAAGACGCGACTATCGGTCGACCCCATATCGCTGACGCTCTGGTTGCGGCTGGCATCGTCGAGTCGCGCACCGAAGCCTTCGCCTCGATCCTCTCCAGCCACGGCAAATACCATGTGAGCCTGCCGACGATCGATCCGATCACAGCCATCGCGCTGATCCGCGAAGCCGGCGGAGTCTCAGTCTTCGCCCACCCGCGCGCCGCGATGCGTGGACTCGTCGTGCCGGACACGGCCATGGCCGATTTCATCGCGGCCGGACTCGACGGACTCGAAGTCGATCATCGTGACAACCCGCAGAGCGAACGTGAGATCATGCGCAGGCTTGCACACGACCATGACCTGATCATCACCGGTTCGAGTGACTACCACGGCACTGGAAAGCCCAACCGGCTCGGCGAGCACGTGACGACCGACCACATGTTCGCGAAGCTCCTTGACCGCGCGAACTCCCGTCCCGGGGGAGTCGACTTCATTCAGGGGTGA
- a CDS encoding acyltransferase, with the protein MFGSHRSDAESVEAAPPDNLRPQIRSQEFPLASRGHRHDVDVMRVLAGLTVMVGHSGGVLIGRGERADADSAWLLGHLAEAVNPWAVPMFFMIAGWATLVGAPPRSEAKVWDRIVRHFVPLFAWSIIFILGFNLFDTDGVDVRHDLVRTFLEAGRPAFHLWYLYAYIPLILVFGTLVLFWRGQRPWRLAALAVVLACSSVWAPFVLEQLGSSQTAWKWGFATYQVVYFCMGAFFIHYAKDLRPPMWTLVLAFAVCAAGVFVWESDYSYPIANANPLIVGLAVSVILIISRIELGERTKRFFTKLAGASFGAFLVHVFFLELFFERLFVIDASPLLLVVQYVGFLGLTAVLSYALSLAWGKLRLRRILG; encoded by the coding sequence TTGTTCGGTTCACACCGATCGGATGCGGAATCCGTCGAAGCGGCACCACCGGATAACCTGCGACCCCAGATACGGTCACAGGAGTTCCCTCTCGCCTCCCGCGGCCACCGTCATGACGTCGACGTCATGCGCGTGCTGGCCGGGCTCACCGTCATGGTCGGACATTCCGGCGGAGTCCTCATCGGACGCGGTGAACGAGCGGATGCCGATAGCGCCTGGCTCCTGGGCCACCTCGCCGAGGCGGTCAACCCATGGGCGGTGCCGATGTTCTTCATGATCGCCGGCTGGGCAACCCTCGTTGGCGCGCCTCCCCGCTCAGAGGCCAAGGTATGGGACCGGATAGTCCGTCACTTCGTGCCGCTCTTCGCCTGGTCGATTATCTTCATCCTCGGCTTCAACCTCTTCGATACTGACGGGGTCGATGTTCGCCACGACCTGGTCCGAACCTTCCTCGAAGCTGGCCGGCCTGCGTTCCACCTCTGGTACCTCTACGCCTATATCCCACTGATTCTCGTCTTCGGGACGCTTGTGCTGTTCTGGCGCGGACAGCGGCCGTGGAGGCTCGCCGCTCTTGCCGTGGTCCTGGCGTGTTCGAGCGTCTGGGCCCCATTCGTGCTCGAACAGCTCGGTTCCAGCCAGACCGCTTGGAAGTGGGGTTTCGCGACCTACCAGGTGGTGTACTTCTGCATGGGTGCCTTCTTCATCCACTACGCGAAGGATCTGCGCCCGCCGATGTGGACACTCGTCCTCGCTTTCGCAGTCTGCGCCGCCGGAGTCTTCGTCTGGGAGTCGGACTACTCGTACCCGATCGCCAATGCGAACCCGCTCATCGTCGGATTGGCAGTCAGCGTCATCCTCATCATCTCCCGCATCGAACTGGGCGAACGCACGAAACGCTTCTTCACGAAGCTCGCTGGGGCCTCATTCGGCGCCTTCCTCGTGCACGTGTTCTTCCTCGAGCTCTTCTTCGAACGCCTCTTCGTCATCGACGCCTCACCTCTGCTGCTGGTCGTGCAGTACGTGGGCTTCCTCGGACTGACCGCAGTCCTGTCCTACGCACTCAGTCTGGCGTGGGGAAAGCTGCGCCTGCGCCGAATCCTCGGCTGA